The Cuculus canorus isolate bCucCan1 chromosome 5, bCucCan1.pri, whole genome shotgun sequence genome window below encodes:
- the NDUFV1 gene encoding NADH dehydrogenase [ubiquinone] flavoprotein 1, mitochondrial encodes MAARQLLALRRLPAASYSTAPKKTQFGSLRDEDRIFTNLYGRHDWRLQGALRRGDWYKTKEILLKGVDWILGEIKTSGLRGRGGAGFPTGLKWSFMNKPPDGRPKYLVVNADEGEPGTCKDREIMRHDPHKLVEGCLVAGRAMGARAAYIYIRGEFYNEASNLQVAIQEAYKAGLLGKDACGSGYAFDVFVVRGAGAYICGEETALIESIEGKQGKPRLKPPFPADVGVFGCPTTVANVETVSVAPTICRRGGTWFAGFGRERNSGTKLFNISGHVNHPCTVEEEMSVPLKELIEKHAGGVRGGWDNLLAVIPGGSSTPLLPKSVCETVLMDFDALVQAQSGLGTAAVIVMDKSTDIIKAIARLIEFYKHESCGQCTPCREGVDWMNKVMARFVQGNAQAAEIDALWEISKQIEGHTICALGDGAAWPVQGLIRHFRPELEERMRRYGEAKARAASA; translated from the exons ATGGCCGCCCGGCAGCTGCTGGCGCTGCGGCGCCTGCCCGCCGCCTCCTACTCG ACCGCGCCCAAGAAGACGCAGTTCGGGTCGCTGCGGGATGAGGACCGGATCTTCACCAACCTCTACGGGCGGCACGACTGGAG gctgcagggcgCCCTGCGCCGCGGCGACTGGTACAAGACAAAGGAGATCCTGCTCAAGGGAGTGGACTGGATCCTGGGTGAGATCAAGACTTCGGGGCTGCGGGGCCGCGGTGGTGCCGGTTTCCCCACCGGCCTCAAGTGGAGCTTCATGAACAAACCCCCGGATGGCAG ACCCAAGTACCTGGTGGTGAACGCAGATGAGGGGGAGCCGGGCACCTGCAAGGACCGGGAGATCATGCGCCACGACCCCCACAAGCTGGTGGAGGGGTGCCTGGTGGCAGGGCGAGCCATGGGCGCCCGCGCCGCCTACATCTATATCCGTGGTGAATTCTACAACGAGGCTTCCAACCTGCAG GTGGCCATCCAGGAAGCCTACAAGGCCGGGCTGCTGGGGAAGGATGCCTGTGGCTCCGGCTACGCCTTCGACGTCTTTGTGGTGCGTGGGGCCGGGGCCTACATCTGCGGGGAGGAGACGGCGCTGATTGAGTCCATCGAGGGCAAGCAGGGCAAACCGCGCCTCAAGCCGCCCTTCCCCGCAGACGTGG GTGTCTTTGGCTGCCCCACCACAGTGGCCAATGTGGAGACGGTGTCCGTGGCCCCCACCATCTGCCGGCGTGGCGGCACCTGGTTTGCCGGCTTTGGGCGGGAGCGCAACTCTGGGACGAAACTCTTTAATATCTCGGGTCACGTCAACCACCCCTGCACCGTGGAGGAGGAGATGTCGGTGCCACTGAAGGAGCTAATCGAGAAGCACGCTG GGGGTGTCCGTGGGGGCTGGGACAACCTGCTGGCTGTCATCCCGGGGGGCTCCTCCACGCCGCTGCTCCCCAAGTCAGTGTGCGAGACGGTGCTGATGGACTTCGACGCCTTGGTGCAGGCACAGAGCGGGCTTGGCACGGCTGCTGTCATCGTCATGGATAAATCG acCGACATCATTAAAGCCATCGCTCGCCTCATCGAGTTCTACAAACACGAGAGCTGTGGGCAGTGCACACCCTGCCGAGAAG GTGTCGACTGGATGAACAAGGTGATGGCGCGATTCGTGCAGGGCAACGCGCAGGCAGCCGAGATCGACGCACTGTGGGAAATCAGCAAGCAGATTGAGGGCCACACTATCTGTGCCCTGGGCGATGGCGCAGCCTGGCCCGTGCAG GGTCTCATCCGCCACTTCCGACCGGAGTTGGAGGAGAGGATGCGGCGCTACGGTGAGGCCAAAGCCCGTGCAGCGTCAGCGTAA